The Eubacterium ventriosum genome includes the window GAGCAATGGAGGAACTCCGGAAGAAGATTTAGCTTTCGACTTTATAGATATTGCGTCTAATAAAAAAAATAGTACAGATATTAGAGAATTTTATATATTTTATCCAGAAGGAGAATCATCGTATGATGATATTATAAAGGTAAACTATATAATGAAATCTGAAGGATTGGTACCAGAAGAATGCCTTGTATTTGCCGATGATTCAGCGGGTAATCCAATTTGTATGAAAACAGGTGGAGAGAATCAGGAAAGTATATTCTTATGTGATCATGAGTTGGAGAATGCTAACAATGGTTATTTACTAATGAGTAAAGTTGCAGATTCATTTAATGAGTTTATAGAAAAGTTATACATAATAGAGTAAAGAAAAATAAAGATACGAAGGAAAGATATGCAATATAAAAAATATATTTTTAAAATACTTCATAATGAAATAAAACTTACCCCTAAAGTTTTTTCTTTTGCAGATGATACAAATCAAAATAGTATTGATATTTATATTGGAGAAAATAGACCAGATATAGGAATTAACACTTACTCCACTATCGGATTATCAAAGTATCCAATTGATTTAATTTGTGAGGATGGGAGAGAAATAAGAGTTGAGTATATTGGAATGTGCAATAGTGATTTTCATGAATTTTCAAATATTGTGGCGTCGTGTGCATTCAATATTATAAAAGATAATTACATATGCAAACCGGGAATGGTTGCGGTTGACGCGATTGCAGACTATTGTGATGAGTTAGAAATGAAACATATATATTATACTGTTCCTATATTTTGGGAAAATCTACAGGGAATAGAATATGATAATAAAATTATAAATTGGCTATATATGGTGCCAATTTCAGATAAAGAACTAGAATACATTAACGAGTATGGAGATGAAAAGTTTGAGGAATTATTAGAAGAAAAAAATATTAACGTGTTTGACATATATAGAAAATCAATATTATAAAAAATGAGAACAATAAGGGAGAAAGAAGGAACAAACTATCTTATAAATG containing:
- a CDS encoding SMI1/KNR4 family protein; its protein translation is MNTKFPEAYVNFLLESNGGTPEEDLAFDFIDIASNKKNSTDIREFYIFYPEGESSYDDIIKVNYIMKSEGLVPEECLVFADDSAGNPICMKTGGENQESIFLCDHELENANNGYLLMSKVADSFNEFIEKLYIIE
- a CDS encoding suppressor of fused domain protein; protein product: MQYKKYIFKILHNEIKLTPKVFSFADDTNQNSIDIYIGENRPDIGINTYSTIGLSKYPIDLICEDGREIRVEYIGMCNSDFHEFSNIVASCAFNIIKDNYICKPGMVAVDAIADYCDELEMKHIYYTVPIFWENLQGIEYDNKIINWLYMVPISDKELEYINEYGDEKFEELLEEKNINVFDIYRKSIL